In Balaenoptera ricei isolate mBalRic1 chromosome 4, mBalRic1.hap2, whole genome shotgun sequence, the following are encoded in one genomic region:
- the ABCC5 gene encoding ATP-binding cassette sub-family C member 5 isoform X4: MNRSFWGLQRENSQVEPRVCEPWHLHSEKMKDIDIRKEYIIPSPGYRNVRERTSNSGQHRDREDSKYKTQPLDCQDALEAAARAEGLSLDASMHSQLRILDEEHPKGKYHHSLSALKPIRTTSKHQHPVDNAGLFSCMTFSWLSPLARIAHKKGELSTEDVWSLSKYESSEVNCRRLERLWQEELHEVGPDAASLRRVVWTFCRTRLILSIVCLMITQLAGFSGPNFQDGCILRSE, encoded by the exons ATGAACAGGTCATTCTGGGGTCTCCAGCGTGA aaattctCAAGTGGAACCAAGAGTCTGTGAGCCCTGGCACCTCCACTCAGAGAAGATGAAGGACATTGACATAAGAAAGGAGTATATCATCCCCAGCCCTGGTTATAGAAATGTGCGGGAGAGAACCAGCAATTCAGGGCAGCACCGAGACCGCGAGGACTCCAAGTACAAGACTCAACCG TTGGATTGCCAAGATGCCTTGGAAGCAGCAGCCCGAGCTGAGGGCCTTTCCCTGGATGCCTCCATGCATTCTCAGCTCAGAATCCTGGATGAGGAACATCCCAAGGGAAAGTACCATCATAGCTTAAGTGCTCTGAAGCCCATCCGGACCACTTCCAA ACACCAGCACCCAGTGGACAATGCTGGGCTCTTCTCCTGTATGACTTTTTCTTGGCTTTCTCCTCTGGCTCGCATAGCCCAcaagaagggggagctctcaacGGAGGACGTGTGGTCTTTGTCCAAGTACGAGTCTTCCGAGGTGAACTGTAGAAG ACTAGAGAGACTGTGGCAAGAAGAGCTGCATGAAGTTGGGCCAGACGCTGCTTCCCTCCGGAGGGTTGTGTGGACCTTCTGCCGCACCAGGCTCATCCTCTCCATCGTGTGCCTGATGATCACGCAGCTGGCTGGCTTCAGTGGACCA